The DNA sequence GTCAATGGTCGATGGGTAGCCGTCCCCCAGTCACGGGGAGCGGGGGTCCAGATGAGTGCAGTCCGTGCCAACGCCTACCTCCGGATTCCCGCATCACGGGAAGGATTGATGGCAGGCGAGGAAGTATCGGCGTTCCTAAGCGTCCCCCGCAGGGTGGCCGGGGAATCGCTGCTTGTCACCGGCAGCCATGACCCGGCGCTGGATTACCTGGCAGACTATCTGACCGCAGACGGCGTCCTCATGCACTCTACCCACGTCGGGAGCATGGGAGGTATTCTCGCACTCAGACAGGGAGCCTGCCATACTGCACCCATGCATCTCCTCGGGGAAGGCGGCGAGTACAATATCCCTTATCTGAAGCGCTATCTTCCTGATGAGGAGCTCTCGCTGATCTGTGTTGCAGAGAGAGAACAGGGAGTCATCTCAAGAGACGGGCTTGGATTTGAAGACCTGGGCACTGCCCGCATCATCAACCGCCAGCGGGGCTCCGGGACCAGGGTCCTCTTCGATCATCTCCTCGGACAGAAAGGGATCGATCCCGTCTCTGTTGCCGGGTATGATCACGAGGTCACCACCCATCTCGCCGTAGCTCTCTCCGTCAGTGCAGGAGAGTGTGACGCAGGCATTGGGGTGTACAGTGCCGCAAAGACCCTGGGACTCGCATTCAGAGCCATAGGGACGGAACGGTATGAGATGGTCTGTCGCACACGTGATGTTGAAGAAAACGAGCAGGTGGCAGGACTCCTGAAAACCATCGCATCGGAGCGGTTCCGGGAATGCCTGAAGCATCTCGGCGGATACCGGACGGAAGAGACGGGAGCTATCCGGACGGTCCCCTGACCGGTAAGACAAGGGAAAATATATGCTCCCTTCCGGGAGCACCATTCAACACGATTTATTCAGCGGGAAGGGTCTTCTTCCACCAGAGAATCTGACCGTCCTCGACCTTGAGAACTTTGAGATATTTCACCACGATGCCATCCGGAATTGCGGAGACATCTGCATCTGTCGGTACAAACAGCATCAGCGGTTCGAGTGCAATTTTTGCCTTCTTTGCTGCTGCTATCTTTGTTGCGAACTCCTCGACCTTCTTTCCCGAAACTGACGGTTCGATGACCACTTCGACCGGATACCGCTTCGTCTGGCCAAAACGCTTGCGCCACACGACATATGGGAAGGTAACACCACCACAGTCCGGCGTTTTCTCAATCATCCAGCCTTCTTTGGGGGAAAACTGACGCTTGAGGTCACGGGAAATGTACGAGTTCATTGAATCTGTAGAAACGCCCATAATCCAATCTCCTCTAAATTAACGTTCTATTTTGTGAAATTTAAATCTATTGCTATGGTTAGCACGGAGCCGGGGGACATAAAATTCGTTTTATCCCACAATCCTAAAAATACGGGAATTTGTCAGTTTTTTTAAAATACCTTCAGCTTCGCAGTCGTCCCATTCCATGCCGGAAGAAAAGACTGTCCTGCGTTATCCTCCTGACAGACGCCTTCCTAAAAAAGAAACCTTATAGTATCCCGAAACCTCACCTAAAGAATTACTGAAACGAGGTATTATTCATGGAATTAAACGGAGTACTTATCGAAGACGAGTACGCAGAAGCATTCCCCAACTGGGCATGCCGCGTCGTTATTACTGCAATCAACGAAAAGTGGGCCATCCAGGCAGCAACCGAAGCCACCGGCTTTGCAACCTCGGCCATCGGATGCCCCTGCGAAGCAGGCATCGAGCGCATTCTCGACCCCTCCGAGACTCCTGACGGACGTCCCGGTGTTGCAGTCATGTTCTTTGCCGGCGGCAAGAAGAAGCTCAAGGAGCAGGTCGTTGAGCGCCTTGCAGAGTGTGTACTGACCTCACCCACCACGGCTGTCTTCGATGGTATGCCGGAAGCTGAGGAACGCATCGATGTCAAACTCCACTTCTTCGGCGACGGTTACGAACACAAGATCGAAGTAGGTGGCCGCAACTGCTGGGCAATCCCCATCATGAACGGCGAATACATCGGCGAAGAAGAATTTGGTATTGTCAAGGGTATTGCAGGCGGCAACTTCTTCATCATGGGCGAGAGCGTCCCCGCGGCACTCATGGCAGCAGAAGCAGCCGTTGACGCCATTGCAAAAGAGGCAGGCAGCATCTGCTCCTTCCCGGTCGTTGCATCCGGCTCGAAGGTGGGCAGCAACAAGTACAAATTCATGGTTGCAACGACCAACGAGAAATACTGCCCAACCATCCGTGACCAGGTGGAAGACAGCAAGGTCCCCGAGGGAGTAAAGGCAGTCTACGAAATCGTCATTGACGGTGTCGACGAAGCGGCCATCAAGGCGGCGACGAAGGCAGGCATCGAGGCGGCAACCAAGATTGACGGCGTCCTTCTCATCAGTGCCGGCAACTTCGGCGGAAACCTTGGCCCATTCAAGTTTGTCCTGAAGGACATCCTCTAATCTTTTTTTTATCACGCCCATGCGGCATGTTTTGCAGAGGTCACGAACGAATTGTTAAATATCTTGTTGCCGATATTCCTGTTAACGAAAATTTCGGTGACGAAAATATGGTTGTACTGACCCCGGAAGAAGTCAAAGAGAGATTCGGGCCCCTTTTTTCACGGCGGCTCCTGGTAATGGTCGATGAACGTGCACAACTTGCTGAGATCATCGAAGAGTGCCGTCACCGGGGTTCCATAGAATGGGATGTGATGAACAGGAATCGTGCCGGCGGAGCGGTCAGGAAGATCACCGTGGAAGGCTCGACAATGACGATCACCGCAAAACTGGGTACCCATGCGGCCCACTTTGGTGCGGCGGATGCAGAGATCGGCGGACAGGCCCTCGAAGGGGTCGAGGTTGACGGTGACGAGGTCATCACGCGCTGGGCAGGTATCGCCGGCGCCGGCGTGGGAGTTGCCGCATGCCTTCCCCAGGCGCCGGGTGTCCTTCGCACCGAATATGCAAGCGAAGAGGACCTGAAAGTCGGCGGAGCCCGTGCCAACCGTGCCAACATCATCCTCCCCCGCTATGAAAAGGTCACCATCGGCATCGACGACACCGACACGAAGGAGGAGGGGGCCACATGGGTGCTTGCAAGCAAATGTGCGGAGGCATGCACCATCCCGGGCGTCGAATACCTGAATATGCGCCTGATCCAGCTCAACCCGAAGGTTCCGAACAAAACGACGAACTGTGTCGGCTCTGCCCTCAACTTTGCGGTCCGCCCGGAGGCCGTCGATGACCTCTGCGCCTTTGTGCGTGATTTCATCCAGGAAAATTCGGTCAGCAGCGACACCGGGATCGCTGTTTACCGGGGAATCGAGCTGCCGTTCGAGTCCTCAATAAAGAAACGCGTGAAGACGGAGGTCCTCACCAAGGATGTCTGCGAGGAGGAGGCGGCACGCCTCGGGATTACATATATCGACACATGCGGCGGTAAGGGGCGTATCGGAGCACTCGGAGCAGTACTCTGGGCAAATGAAGGAATCGAAGCGGCAGGCCTCTATGGAGAACATCTCTGAACCATATGCGATATCCTACCCCGACATCACGGCGGTTGCGGACAGCGAAGGCACCGCGGTTGAACTTATCGAGACATTCGACTGTGTAGGCGGCGCCCTCTGGGCGGGCCATCACTACCGGAAAAGCCCCCTCGTCCGCGACATCAGGGTTCTTGGGAATACGCAGCGTTTTCTCCTCGATACAGGGTGTGTCGACCTCGAACTGGTGGGATCACACTTTCCTGCGGGAATCAGCGCGGTCGAGGTCACCGAGGATACCATCGGGATCTCCTACCGCGGCATGGGAGGCGGCGGCGTGGGTGCAAGTGTCTGCCGGGCAACGGCTCACGGTGTCCTGCGGGCGGATACCGATCCATCGGGCGGAGGACGTGAGGCTGGTTCGCGGATCTGGCTGCCCAGAAGGGAGCGGGTGGTAATCGGCATCGACGATACGGACACCCCCGAGGAGGGAGCCACATGGACCCTCGCTCATAACATTTCCCGGGCGGTGGAGGATAAGGCGACACGCTACCTCTCGCACACGATTGTTCAGCTCTTCCCGGTCCCGTACAGGACGAAAAACTGTGTCGGACTCGCATGCGAATTTGCCACCACCGATGCGGAGGGCCTCATCACCCGGTTTGCCGCTCTTCTTGAGAAGTACACCCTCTCGGAGGATACCGGAATGGCTGCATTCCGGGGATTTGATCCGGCCCCGCTTCGCCCCTTCGGATGGGCAGTCAAGAGGGGAGAGGTATCACGCAGCGACCTCGACGCCATCCGTCCGCTTCTCGATATCCGGATGGAGGGGAGAGGGATCATCGGCGCGGCGGCGGCCATTCCGTTTGCCACCCGCTATAAGGAGGCACTTGAACTATGCACTGGAGACGGCTAAAGGCCGAAATACTTGCACATGGCGGCGCACGCCCGGAAGGCGTGCCGGACCGGTGGAGAGACCGGTCGACTGCAGGTCCCGGTGCCCGGGGACCTGGAAGCTATTTTTTTGCCACCGATGCCGGACGGGTCCGGGTGGCAGTCAATCCCGACAGTCCGTTATCCCTGAAGGTCGCCGATGACGGAACGGCGGTGATCACCGGGCCGGACATGCAGGTGAAGGGATGGCTGGAGAAGGTCGCCCTTCACTGTCCCCGGCAGGCCTATATCACCCTCTCGGAGGGGTGCATCTTCGGGTGCAGGTATTGTGCTGTCCCGTCGGGGCCCGGTCGCTACAAGACCGCCGACGACGTCGAGACGCTCGTCAGAACCGTCCTCGACCGGATTGATGCCATATCGATTACGAGCGGGGTGCTCGGCTCCGTCGCAGCGGACGAGGCACGTGCGCTTGTGGTTGTCGAACGGGTGATGCAGTTTGGCATCCCGGTCGGAGTCTCCATTTACCCGACGCGGGAGACACCGCGACGCCTCCATGACCTGGGGGTGGCCGAGGTGAAATTCAATGTGGAGACTGCAACAGCCGATCTCTTCGCTGAGATGTGCCCCGGACTGGAGTATGAACTGATCTGGGAGGTCCTGAGAGAGTCCGTCGCTCTCTTTGGAAGGAACCGGGTCTTCTCCAATGTGATCCTGGGTCTCGGAGAGACCGACGACGAGATGGCGGCATGCATCCGCCGCCTGACGGAGATGGGAGTCATCCCGGTGATCCGCCCCCTGACGCCGGCGGCCGGGGTGGCCCACCTCCCCCGCCCCGGTGCGGACCGCATCCTGCATATAGCTGATATCCAGGAAGAGGCGCTCGCACAGGCGGGTCTCGACCCTTCACAGGCACGGACGATGTGTTCGGCATGTACCGGGTGCGACCTGGTACCGGGGGTGGATCTGTGAACGGCGAAGCGACACTCTCACGGGCGCTCAATGCCGCAGCGGACCGGTGGTATGCGGTGCCGGGCTACCCGGTTACCGGGATTGCGGATGCCTGTCGGGCCGAGATTACGGTAAACGAGAAGGTCGCCCTCGAATACGCACTCGGGGACTCGCTCTCCGGCAGGCGGGCTGCCGTCATCATGAAAAACGTGGGGCTGAATGCCTGTGCCGATACGCTCGTTGCTGCAGCGGTGGAGGGAACCCGTGCAGGGGTGGTCATCCTCGCCGGTGACGATGAGGAGGTGAGTGGATCCCAGCATGCCCAGGACTCCCGCTGCTACGGCAAGGTGGCGGGAGTCCCGGTCTTCTCCCCCCGCCCGGATGAGTTTGGTGAGGCGGTTGAGACGGCATTTCGTGCCTCTGAGATGTTTTCCCGGCCTGCGATCCTCCGCATCGCCTCAGGGATGCTCACCCGGCCCGCGGGCGGGGTTCCGCTCGAACGAAAGGGCATCAAAAAACCACGTCCCGACGACCGGGGGCTCACCATGCGGGGTCGCTCAGAAGCGGCAGAATACCGGCGGATGGAGATGTGCATCTGGGCGTCATCCTCTGCCCCCCGCTATATCACCTACCCTCCAAAGGTCGGCAGTGAGAGCGGATGCACCACCATCGATATCAGCGGAGATCCGCCACAGACCGTCCACACACGCGGCTATGCCCGCACCTTCTGTCATGACTGTCCGTTTCTGCCGGTGCTGGGGCTGATGCGCGAGAGGGAGATCCTCCCCGTCTGCGACATCGGATGCGCCGTCCTTGCCAAAAATCCCCCCTATTCCCTCTGCGCCGCAAGCTATTCACTCGGCTCATCCCCCGCTGTGGCGGCAACGAGCACCGGCACTGCCCTTACCGGCGATTATGCCCTCCTCCATTCGGGCATCAACGCCCTCATCGATATTGCCGAAAAGGAGAGGGACCTCCTGCTGGTGGTTCTTGCCAACGGGACGATGGGGATGACCGGCGGCCAAAGAACACCCGATATCCTGCCATATCTTTCATGGGCAGACCCGATCGTCTGCGCGGCGGACGATATCGCCCGTATCGAAGAACAGCTACTTTCTGAGAAGGCTTCCCGGAAGGGGCTGCGTATCATCTGTATTGTGGGGGAGTGTCCCCCAGGAGCACATCATGAAACCGTGGAATGTTGAGATCTGTGATGTAACACTGCGAGACGGGGAGCAGACTCCCGGCGTCTCCTTCACCTGCGAAGAGAAGATGGAGATCGCTGCGCAGATAGATGCCATCGGCGTCGAGGTCATCGAGGCAGGCTTTCCTGTCGTATCGGAGAACGAAAAGGCATGCGTCCGTGCGGTCTGCAACATGGGACTCGACGCCCGTGTCTGCTGCCTCTCCCGGGCACTGAAGCAGGATGTGGATGCGGCCATCGACTGCGGCGTCGATCTCGTCAGTATCTTCTTTGCCACATCGGACCGTCACATCCGGGTCAAATACCGGTGCTCGCGAGAGGAGATGACGGACCAGGCCCTCGGCATGATCGATTATGCCCATGACCACGGCATCGCCGTCAGGTTTGCCGCTGAGGACGCTTCACGAACGGATATCGATGTCCTGAAGGATCTGTATCTCCGGGGTGCGGAGCACGGAGCGGAATACTCCGGGTTTGCCGATACGGTGGGATATCTCACCCCTCTCGAAATGGAAGCGGCCATGCGTGACATCTGTTCCGTCGTCCCGAACAAGGTCGCAGTGCACTGCCACAATGACATGGGGTGTGCCGCTGCAAATACCATCACCGCGGCGGCGTGCGGGGCATTCCAGCTGCATACAACCGTCAACGGGATTGGCGAACGGGCCGGAAACGCCCCGCTCGAGGAGATACTGGTCGCCCTCAGGATGAAGGGGGGCATCGATCGCTACGATCTCACCGGCATCCCCTTCCTCTCCGAGTTGGTCCAGGACCATTCGGGCATCAGGATGATGGCGACAAAACCGGTCGTCGGCAGGAACGTGTTCTCGCATGAAAGCGGCATCCATATCGCCGCCATACTCGAAGACCCGGAGACATACGAATACATCCTCCCCGAGCATGTCGGACGCCACCGCCAGTTCATTCTCGGGAAACACACCGGAAGAAAAGGGCTCGAGCACATCCTGCAGAAAACCGGTACCGAACTCACCCCCGAACAGATCGGCTGGGTCCTCAACCGCGTCAAGGAGATATCGGAAGGAAAGTGTGCGGTCACCCAGGATGTCCTCCTCAGGGTCATCGAAAAAGCGCAGGAGGGCACCGATGACGACACTTGCTGAGCGCATTCTCGATGCCCCCGCAGGTGCCTATGTGGATCGGAACGTCGACCGGGCGTTTGCCCACGACGGGACCGGCGTCCTCGCCCTGGAAGCATTCCGTGAAATGGGAAAAAAGGTTCCGGCATACCCGGAGCGGATATCCATTCTCTTCGATCATCTCGCCCCGGCAAACAACAGCCAGACCGCGACCCTCCAGGCGGAACTGCGGGAATTTGCCATTGAGTGCGGCCTGCATTTCAGTGATGTCGGGGAAGGGATCTGCCACCAGCTGATGAGCGAGGGACAGGTGCTTCCGGGCGAGATCGTGGTCGGTGCCGACTCGCACTCCTGTACGGCAGGCGCATTCGGGGCCTTTGCCACCGGCGTGGGGGCGACCGACATGGCTGCCATCTGGGCCGGAGGCAGCACATGGTTCCGGGTGCCGGAGACGACCGGGATACATCTGGAAGGAACCCTTGCGGGCTGTGCCGAGGCAAAGGACATCGCCCTCACCTATGTGGGCCGGCTCGGGATGGACGGTGCGACCTACCGGGCCCTCGAGTTCACCGGCGAAGGAGCGGCAGGCATACCCATGGACGGGCGGCTGACGCTCTCCAACATGGCCATCGAAGCGGGGGCGAAGACCGGCCTCTTCTACGCCGATGCCATCACCCGGCAGTACCTCGCCGGCTACGGGCACGATGTTTCGGAGCAGGTGCCGGACGACCCGGACTATGCCGAAGAGATCACCATCGATCTTGCGGACGTCGCCCCGGTACTCTCCGTCCCGCACCGGGTCGATACCGTCGCAGAAGTGACAGCCTACGAGGGGACCCCCCTCGACCAGGTCTTTGTTGGGACCTGCACGAACGGGAGGTATTCGGACATCGAACGGTTTGCATCCCTTGTACGGGGTAAGAAGGTAAAGACCCGGACCATCGTGGTGCCGGCTTCCCGGGACGTCCTGCTCCGTGCCGGGCGGGCGGGCCTTCTCACGGACCTCATCGAGGCCGGGTGCATCATCGGGTCACCGGGCTGCGGCCCCTGCCTGGGGATGCATATGGGCGTCCTCGGGGAGGGCGAGGTGGCTCTCTCGACGGCCAACAGGAACTTCAGGAACCGGATGGGCGTCGGGGCAGAGTATTACCTCGGTTCGGTCGCAACAGCGGCTGCCAGTGCGCTCGCGGGTGAGATCCGTTCCCCGGAGGTGCTCTGATGGAAGGAACGGGACACGCGGTCTGCCTCGGCCCTGACGTCGACACCGACCTCATCATCGCCGGACGGTATCTCCGCACGAAGGATCGCTCGATCTGGGCAGAGCATGTCCTCGAGGACTACGACCCCGCCCTTGCGCCGCGCCTGCGGGGGGCGGTCATCGTCGCAGGGAAGAACATGGGATGCGGGTCATCGCGAGAACAGGCACCGGTTGCCCTCAGGGAGGCGGGAGTGGTGGCGGTCATTGCCCCGTCCTTTGCCCGCATCTTCTTCAGGAACGCCATCAACGTCGGCCTTCCGGCCATCGAATGCGACGGTCTCCCCTGCACAGGTGGCGAGTGTGTCTCCTTCTCCCTTGACGAAGGGTGGGTGGAGACGGGAGGCATCCGCTACCCTGCACGCCCACTCTCCGGGCGGATGCAGGAGATCCTTGACGCGGGCGGCCTCGTGAACTACTGGAGAGAAAAGGCATGATCTTTCCGGAGGAGTGCAAACAGGTCGGATGGGCGGAAGGATTCCCCGTCGGCGAGAAAGTCTATTTTCTCTCCCGGTATCTCATCCACCCGGTGGAGGACGGGTTTGAGATAATCGCTGTGACCCTCTCTGATACCGGCGGGATGATGAGGGATGTCGTTAATGCAACGGTCCTTGCGGGACCCGGGGATGTGGAGATGTATCCCGGCAGGGTGAATCTCCATGACCGCACCCGCCTCATCCGTCTGGCGTCGGCATCGGGACACCGTGGTACGATCTTCACCGGTCACGACGAGCACACCACCTTCATCCTCGACCCTGTCCCGGAGGAGTTGACGACCGTGCATATCTACGACGTCTCACCACCACGCCCCCACCTCGCCGACACTCTCAGAGAGCTCGAGGCGGCAGGCCTCTTCGGGGAACTCGGTATACGCTTCGAATGGCATATTGCAGATATCGCGGCAGTCGGAGCCGATGCCTATCCCTGCCGGGCGGCGGGATTTTCCTGCACCGTGGACAACGACCCCCTATCCGGGACCGAACGGGTCGCCGGATGCCTCACCGCCCGCCAGGTTCTGGGGGAATGCTACAGGGATGCCGCATTCGAGTTCGTGAATATCTGCCCTGCCGACGCCGTCGACGCCGAACCCTTCATTGCCCGGTGCTGCCGCTCCGAACGAAGCGGCATCGGGGAACACAACGGCTACTTTGGCGCCGTCGTCCACTGGGGGGCCACCCCGAAGACGATTGCCGACGCCGTCTTTGGGATGATCGAACGGTGGAGGGGGTGCCAATGAAGGTCGCCGTCGTCGAGGGGGACGGCATCGGCCGCGAGGTGATCCCGGTCGCCCACCGGGTGCTTGCAACCGTACGTCCCGACATTGACTTCTTCCCCGTCGAGGTGGGATATGGGAAATGGGCCCGTACCGGATGTGCCTGTGATGCCGACGACATTGCCGCCCTGAAATCCGCGGACGCCATCCTTTTCGGGGCGATCACCACCCCGCCGGACCCCGGATACAACAGCATCCTCCTGCAGATCCGCAAGGAACTGGACCTCTACGCAAACGTCCGCCCGGTGAAGGGCGAAGGATTTGATATCCTTGTTGTCCGGGAGAATACGGAAGGGCTCTACTCGGGGATTGAATGGCGCGAGGAAGACCGGTCCTGCACCGTCCGGGTGATCACCGTGAAGGGAAGCCGGCGCATCGGACGATATGCCGCCGGGCGTGTGAGGGGGCACGGCGGGCACCTGACCATCGGCAACAAGGCAAACGTCCTCAAGTCCGATGTCCTCTTCAGGGAGATCTGCATCGAAGAGGCGATCGCAGCAGGGGTCCATTGGGATACCGCCTTCATAGATGCCCTCACCCTCGATGTCCTGATGCACCCGGCGCGATATGACGTGATCGTAACGACAAACATGTTCGGGGACATCCTCTCCGATGCCGCCGGGTACCTTGTGGGGGGCCTCGGCCTCCTCCCCAGCGCGAACATCGGCGACCGCCACGCTCTCTTCGAACCGGTGCACGGGAGCGCCCCCGACATCGCGGGGACCGACCGGGCAAACCCCATCGCCGCAGTCAGGAGTGCGGCAATGCTCCTCGACCATGCAGGAGACCATGAGAACGCCGTTCTCATTGGGACCGCCATCGAAGATGTCCTCTCCCTCGGGATCCGGACCGCGGATATGGGGGGCGTCGCCGGCACCAGGGCGTTCGGCGATGCTCTTGTGCGGGCCCTCATCCGGCGGAAGAATTCCTGAAGCAGGCGAACATCCCCTTCATCCACCGCTCTGTTTTTTCGGATGACCACATCCCTGCCCACACAACCCCGATTATATCCATGGAGAACCACAAGAGATGTATATGAAGGTTCGTATCGGGTGCCACGTCTCCATCGCGGGGTCCCTTGCCGCTGCCATCCCGCGTGCCCTGAAGAGGGAGTGCAGCACTTTCCAGATCTTTACCCGCAACCCGCGGGGCTGGCAATACAAGGACATCGCAGAGGAGGATTCCGCCGCCTTCAGGGAGGCGGTCGCCGCTTCGGGAATGAATCCGGTGGTCGCCCACATGCCCTATCTCCCCAACCTCGCCTCTCCCAGGGATGAGGTCTACGACAAATCCGTCACTACGCTCTGCGCGGAACTGGAGCGTTGCCACCACCTCGGCATCCCGTATCTCGTTACGCACCTCGGCAGCACGCTCGGGACCCCGGCAGAAGAGGGTCGGGAGCGTGTTGTCCGGGCACTCGGTGCAGCACTCAACACCCATGCAACGGAGGTCACCATTCTTCTCGAAAACACCGCCGGCTCAAAGAACACCATCGGAAATCGATTCGATGAAATCGGGAGCATATTAGACGAAACCGGCGAAAATAACCGGCTCGGCATATGTTTTGACACCTGCCATGCCTTCGCCGCCGGCTACGACCTGAGAACCTCCGCTTCGGTGGATGCGGTGATGGAGGAATGTGACGACACAGTGGGAAGTGAGAGAATCCATCTCGTTCACCTGAACGATGCAAAGGCGGACCTCGGGTCCGGGCGCGACCGTCACGAACACCTGGGCGAAGGCATGATCGGACCGGAGGGCCTTGCGGCGGTTCTGCGGCATCGCGCTCTCCACCATCTCCCCTTCATCTGCGAGACACCCGTTGACGACCGCCGGGATGATCTCGGCAATATCCGGTACGCCGTCTCTCTTGCAGAGGGGACGACCGGCACCGGGCCACTGTGATCATTATTAGGGATCGAACCCAATGCTTGAAGAGTGATTGGAAAGCGCGAGGGCACAACGGTCGTGCTGGGGAAAGATGGCACAGCACTCCATGAGCAGAGCGGTTTTGGCCGGGTCACACGGGATAAACTGACGCTTGCGCCTGAAGAAGCGCTCTATCTCGTCCACCGGAACAAGATTGAGGTGAAAGGTGAAGACTTTACCTCGCTCCTGGCGGTTTTTTCAGTAGAACATGGATTTATGCGCAGGTTTCTCGTGTATCGCGATATGCGTGAGCGTGGATATGTGATCCAGCCCGGCCCGCATGACTTCCGTGTCTTCCGGCGGGGGGAAAAACCGGGAAAGGGCCGTTCCCAGTACATGATCCGTGTGCTCTCGGAACGGGATCTGGTAAACTTCACCGAGATTGCCGCCGACGTCGGAACGACGGGAAACATGCGTAAACAGTATGTGATTGCAGTCGTCGACGATGAAGACGAGATCACCTACTACGAGGTGAAGACGGATGGGCTCAAATCAGCGGGCCCGGCGATCTCCTGCCCACCCATCGAGGCGGGGGTGTTCGGCAGTGCGGTCCTCACCCTCCAGCGGGAGGCGTTTCCTGATGATGCATGGATAGGGACGCCGTTGGATAAGACGCGGCTTCTTCTCTCGCCAATGGAAGCACTCTATCTGCAGGAACGCGGCCTTCTCGTATTCCAGCCCGATGCCGCTGCGGGAGAGGAGTTTTTCCGTCGCGCCTGCGCCGAAGACCCTGAGCTCCCCGAGAAAGGCGCCACCTACAGTCACATGCGTGACCTCGGCTATATTCCACGAACCGCATATAAATTCGGTCACCACTTCCGGGTCTATTCCGGGGGGAAAAAGCACTCGGAACTGCTGGTTCATGCCATTGCATCCGGCATCGCCCTCCCCATGAGCGTGATTTCCCGGTCTGTCCGTCTTGCCCACAGCGTGCGCAAGAAGATGCTTTTTGCATGTGTAGATCAAAAAAATATTGAATTCATAGAATTTGCCCGAATAAAATTGTAAGAGAGTCTGTCCATGGAGCAGGAGATGAACCCGTGGTCTGCAAACCAGTCCATAGATACGGAGAAATTTTTTACGGAATTCGGCATTGAACCGATTGAGACGGTTCTCGAGCACATTCCAGACCCACCGGTCTTTTTACGCCGGGGTATTGTCATCGGCCAGAGGGATTACCGCCCCATCGTCGAGGCGATGAACACCGGTGCCCCCTTCCATGTGCTCACCGGATTTATGCCGTCCGGCCATCCCCACCTCGGCCACCTGATGGTGATGAAGGAGGTCGTCTGGCATGTCCGGCAGGGAGGCAACGGATATGTTGCGGTGGCCGACCGCGAGGCTCATGCGGTCCGTAACATTTCATGGGATAAATGCGACGAATATGCACGGGAATACCTGAAATGCCTCTATGCACTGGGATATGAGGGCCAGACCTACTACCAGAGCAGAAACGCGGGAGTCAAGGACCTCGCCTTTGAGGCGGCCATCAAAATGAACTTCTCCGACCTGCAGGCGATATACGGGTTCGGGCAGGAGACGGCGCTTGCCCATGCCATGAGCGTCGCCACCCAGGTTGCAGATATCCTCTATCCCCAGACGGATGCAGGACCTGCCCCCACCATCGTCCCGGTCGGTCTCGACCAGGATCCCCATATCCGCCTGACCCGTGATGTGGCGTTCAAACTCAGGA is a window from the Methanovulcanius yangii genome containing:
- a CDS encoding isocitrate/isopropylmalate dehydrogenase family protein gives rise to the protein MKVAVVEGDGIGREVIPVAHRVLATVRPDIDFFPVEVGYGKWARTGCACDADDIAALKSADAILFGAITTPPDPGYNSILLQIRKELDLYANVRPVKGEGFDILVVRENTEGLYSGIEWREEDRSCTVRVITVKGSRRIGRYAAGRVRGHGGHLTIGNKANVLKSDVLFREICIEEAIAAGVHWDTAFIDALTLDVLMHPARYDVIVTTNMFGDILSDAAGYLVGGLGLLPSANIGDRHALFEPVHGSAPDIAGTDRANPIAAVRSAAMLLDHAGDHENAVLIGTAIEDVLSLGIRTADMGGVAGTRAFGDALVRALIRRKNS
- a CDS encoding aconitase/3-isopropylmalate dehydratase large subunit family protein encodes the protein MTTLAERILDAPAGAYVDRNVDRAFAHDGTGVLALEAFREMGKKVPAYPERISILFDHLAPANNSQTATLQAELREFAIECGLHFSDVGEGICHQLMSEGQVLPGEIVVGADSHSCTAGAFGAFATGVGATDMAAIWAGGSTWFRVPETTGIHLEGTLAGCAEAKDIALTYVGRLGMDGATYRALEFTGEGAAGIPMDGRLTLSNMAIEAGAKTGLFYADAITRQYLAGYGHDVSEQVPDDPDYAEEITIDLADVAPVLSVPHRVDTVAEVTAYEGTPLDQVFVGTCTNGRYSDIERFASLVRGKKVKTRTIVVPASRDVLLRAGRAGLLTDLIEAGCIIGSPGCGPCLGMHMGVLGEGEVALSTANRNFRNRMGVGAEYYLGSVATAAASALAGEIRSPEVL
- a CDS encoding LeuD/DmdB family oxidoreductase small subunit — its product is MEGTGHAVCLGPDVDTDLIIAGRYLRTKDRSIWAEHVLEDYDPALAPRLRGAVIVAGKNMGCGSSREQAPVALREAGVVAVIAPSFARIFFRNAINVGLPAIECDGLPCTGGECVSFSLDEGWVETGGIRYPARPLSGRMQEILDAGGLVNYWREKA
- a CDS encoding DUF7714 family protein yields the protein MIFPEECKQVGWAEGFPVGEKVYFLSRYLIHPVEDGFEIIAVTLSDTGGMMRDVVNATVLAGPGDVEMYPGRVNLHDRTRLIRLASASGHRGTIFTGHDEHTTFILDPVPEELTTVHIYDVSPPRPHLADTLRELEAAGLFGELGIRFEWHIADIAAVGADAYPCRAAGFSCTVDNDPLSGTERVAGCLTARQVLGECYRDAAFEFVNICPADAVDAEPFIARCCRSERSGIGEHNGYFGAVVHWGATPKTIADAVFGMIERWRGCQ
- the endA gene encoding tRNA-intron lyase codes for the protein MIGKREGTTVVLGKDGTALHEQSGFGRVTRDKLTLAPEEALYLVHRNKIEVKGEDFTSLLAVFSVEHGFMRRFLVYRDMRERGYVIQPGPHDFRVFRRGEKPGKGRSQYMIRVLSERDLVNFTEIAADVGTTGNMRKQYVIAVVDDEDEITYYEVKTDGLKSAGPAISCPPIEAGVFGSAVLTLQREAFPDDAWIGTPLDKTRLLLSPMEALYLQERGLLVFQPDAAAGEEFFRRACAEDPELPEKGATYSHMRDLGYIPRTAYKFGHHFRVYSGGKKHSELLVHAIASGIALPMSVISRSVRLAHSVRKKMLFACVDQKNIEFIEFARIKL
- a CDS encoding deoxyribonuclease IV, with the translated sequence MYMKVRIGCHVSIAGSLAAAIPRALKRECSTFQIFTRNPRGWQYKDIAEEDSAAFREAVAASGMNPVVAHMPYLPNLASPRDEVYDKSVTTLCAELERCHHLGIPYLVTHLGSTLGTPAEEGRERVVRALGAALNTHATEVTILLENTAGSKNTIGNRFDEIGSILDETGENNRLGICFDTCHAFAAGYDLRTSASVDAVMEECDDTVGSERIHLVHLNDAKADLGSGRDRHEHLGEGMIGPEGLAAVLRHRALHHLPFICETPVDDRRDDLGNIRYAVSLAEGTTGTGPL